The following are encoded together in the Lactuca sativa cultivar Salinas chromosome 1, Lsat_Salinas_v11, whole genome shotgun sequence genome:
- the LOC111882103 gene encoding protein Brevis radix-like 3, with protein sequence MLTCIACTKQLNGGSLHEQEEGDSVSTPRTKQAVKTLTSQIKDIALKASGAYKNCKPCSGSSNNNPTRRGYADSEAGLSSGRFFCGYQRTGTGTGNSTPKVWGKEMEARLKGLSSGSSTPASVSGRTESVVFMEEDEVKEWVAQVEPGVLITFVSLPHGGNDLKRIRFSREMFNKWQAQRWWSENCEKIMELYNVQRFNQQGVPLPSPPRSEDESSRTESIENSPVTPPLSKEHPPRNLFHGSKTETSSVDVSAKTSSTRDVDQSEEISLSNVSDLETEWVEQDEPGVYITIRTLPSGTRELRRVRFSRERFGEVHARMWWEKNRARIQQQYL encoded by the exons ATGTTGACGTGTATTGCTTGTACGAAGCAGCTAAATGGTGGATCTCTACACGAACAGGAAGAAGGAGACTCCGTTTCTACACCTAGAACCAAGCAAGCCGTTAAAACCCTCACATCTCAA ATCAAGGATATTGCGTTAAAGGCTTCAGGAGCATACAAAAACTGCAAGCCTTGCTCCGGATCATCTAACAACAACCCGACTCGTCGGGGTTATGCGGACTCCGAAGCCGGTTTATCGTCCGGTAGGTTTTTTTGCGGGTACCAAAGAACCGGCACCGGTACCGGCAATTCGACACCCAAGGTTTGGGGAAAGGAAATGGAAGCGAGATTAAAGGGGCTTTCGAGTGGTTCGAGTACTCCGGCGTCGGTGAGTGGCCGGACTGAGTCGGTTGTGTTTATGGAGGAAGATGAGGTTAAAGAATGGGTTGCTCAGGTGGAACCAGGTGTTCTCATCACTTTCGTTTCCTTGCCTCATGGTGGCAACGATCTGAAACGTATTCGCTTCAG tcGTGAAATGTTCAACAAATGGCAAGCACAAAGATGGTGGTCCGAAAACTGTGAGAAAATTATGGAGTTGTACAATGTACAGCGCTTTAATCAACAAGGAGTACCACTACCGTCTCCCCCAAGATCTGAAGACGAG AGTTCAAGAACCGAGTCTATTGAGAACAGTCCGGTTACGCCGCCACTTAGCAAGGAGCATCCACCTCGAAACCTGTTTCACGGCTCAAAAACCGAGACATCGTCAGTGGATGTTTCTGCTAAAACTAGTTCAACACGAGACGTGGATCAATCTGAAGAGATTTCTTTGAGCAATGTGAGCGATTTGGAAACTGAATGGGTTGAGCAAGATGAGCCGGGTGTTTATATTACAATTAGAACACTTCCAAGTGGGACCCGGGAGCTTAGGCGGGTTCGATTCAG TCGTGAACGGTTTGGGGAAGTACATGCGAGAATGTGGTGGGAAAAGAATAGAGCAAGGATACAACAACAGTATCTGTGA